The following is a genomic window from Streptomyces sp. NBC_01381.
GTCGCGCGCCATGAGGGCGAGCCACTCCTGGTCGGGGCGCCCCGGCACGGTCTTGCCCTGCCGCTCCCAGGAGTCCTGAAGGGAGGTGAAGATGGGATCCGGAACTCGGCGTTCCGGGGAATTCCTGCTCGCTGGAATCAGGCCTTGACGCTTCCATCGCATCGTGAAGTCAGTCATATCCCCTCGCCATCGACGGGCGTGTGTCGAGCAATCTGTTCCAACTGTTCCAGTTTCGGAAACCGGCGAAACCGCGGTGCTTAGGGCGAACGAGTTGTTCCTCGTGGGTGCCGCGAAGGTGCCGCACCGGTCAACGCGGACAAGCTCGCTCTCGCGGCAGAGAGGAACCGCCAAATCATTGCCGCACCCTGTCCAACGCGTCGATGTTTTCGGCGACATGAGGAATCGTCCGAATGAGGGACGGGGTACGAATATCCTGCTGATAGGGACGGACGGCCGCGACACCATCACGCGGCGGGAGAAGCGCGAATTCCGCGCGGCGGTGTCGCCTGCAACCGCACGGACACGCTGACGCTGGTCCATGTGTCCGAGGCGCGGGACCGCGTCAGCTGCGCAGTTGAGCCGGACGCTGCTGGGGGCCGGCAAGGTCGATCAGGGGTTCAGCGACGAGGAGTTGCTGTCCCTCGCCTTGGAGCCGGGTGAACTCCCGTCCATGGCCCTGGAGTTCACCACCGTGCAGGGCTCTTCCCCCGAGCCCCGGCCTCCGTGTGGGGGTGACACGCCGGGGGTAGGGGGTCGGCGTGATTGAACTCGCCGAGATGATCGCGCAGTTACGTGGGGAACTCGCCACGGCCATGGCGGCGGCCGAGCACGAGGAACTGCGCTTCGAACTGGGGGCCGTGGAGCTGGAGGCGGAGTTCGCCGTCCAGCGGACCGGTACGGCGGACGGCAGGATCCGCTTCTGGGTCGTCGAGGCAGGTGCCTCAGCCCAGCAGACGGCAAGCAATACCCATCGGGTCCATCTCACCCTGCAGCCGCGCGTACGCGCCACGGGAGAACAGCCGTACGTCGCGGGTGACCAGACCCCGCGCGAGCGCTGAGCCGGGCCGCTGCCATGCCGCAGTCAGCGGGTCTTGAAGCGGCGCGCGTCGCCGAAGTGCTGGTGAGCAGGCCGGGAGGGCAGCCCGGAAGGCGCGGGTCCGGATATCGCGTGGGGAATGGGTGCGTGCTGACCGCCGCGCATGTGGTCGCCGGTCCTGTGGCGTCGGTGCGGGTGCGCTTCGACGCCGATCTGGCGGGGGAGTGGAGCGCCGACGTACGCGTCGTGCTCATCGCCGAAGCCGTGGACATCGCGCTCCTCGAGATCATGGGCGCACCGCAGGGGCCCACGGTCGAACATCCCCGATACGAGGGGGTTCCCAAGGCCGATGTGGTGCTGCGCTTCAGCGCGCTCGGGTTTCCCCGCTTCAAGCTGCGCAACGACAGCATGCGGCTCCTCGACGACGGCTCGCCCAGCCAGTACCGCGACTCCTGCCATCTCACGGGGACCATCTCCGTCCTCTCCAACCGCCGCGAGGGCACACTCGAACTGGCCGTCCTCGCGCCGGGCACCGACCCCGAACGGGGCCACTCCCCCTGGGAGGGGATGTCCGGCGCGGCGGTGTGGTGCGAGGGCGCGATCGTCGGTGTGGTCAGCGCCCATCACCGCGGGGAGGGGAGTGGCCGCCTCGCAGCCAGCCGGGTCGAGCGGTGGTACGACACGCTGTCCTCCACCGATCTCGCGCAGCTCCACCACTACGCGGGGCTGCCCCTGCGTGAGACGAGCGGGTCCACCGTGGTGCAGGGGCCGCCGGCGCCGGTGAGCCTTGTCGGGCTTCCCGCCGATCTGCCGCTGCAGGAACTCATGGGACTGGTCGACGCGTTGGTGGAAATTCCGGCACTCCGTGACACCAATGGGCTGCATCTGGTGCTCGCCAGCATCAGCTCGGAGATCGCCGCCAACCGGCCACGTGACACGCGGCTCAGAATGGACATCTACGGCATCGTGCACACCTGTCTGCGTTACCGGGGCACGCTCGATCAGCTTCTCGAGGCCGTGCGTCTGGTGGAAGGGCCGTCGTCGGAAGTGGCCCGGATGGACCGCGAAGCGGCTCAACTGGCCGAGCATTACTGCTGACTTGATGTCGGGGGCGGCTCGGATGCGGGGTTTCGCGGCGTGCCGTGCTGGGTCATCATGAGGGGGAAAGGGACAGCGCATGCACGGAATCGCGGGAGGGGACTTGGCAGCCGTGGAGCAATCGATGCCTGCCGTCGAGTCCGATCTCGTAGATCTCTCGGGGGTTTCTCTTGAAGCGCTGCGTTCCATGGACGGCAGTGCCATCGCGGAGTCGCTCGACTCGCTGCTGCACCACATCGACGAGGCCCGGGCCATCACGATGTCGTACGGAGGGCCGTCCCGTTTCGACTGACGGGACCGTCGCCGCGCCGTGGCGGACGGCCCATGCCGGTTAGGCCTGCGGGATCGGGGCAGCTGCCGGTTCACCGGCTCTCGGCCGCCGGATTC
Proteins encoded in this region:
- a CDS encoding trypco2 family protein; this encodes MIELAEMIAQLRGELATAMAAAEHEELRFELGAVELEAEFAVQRTGTADGRIRFWVVEAGASAQQTASNTHRVHLTLQPRVRATGEQPYVAGDQTPRER
- a CDS encoding trypsin-like peptidase domain-containing protein — its product is MPQSAGLEAARVAEVLVSRPGGQPGRRGSGYRVGNGCVLTAAHVVAGPVASVRVRFDADLAGEWSADVRVVLIAEAVDIALLEIMGAPQGPTVEHPRYEGVPKADVVLRFSALGFPRFKLRNDSMRLLDDGSPSQYRDSCHLTGTISVLSNRREGTLELAVLAPGTDPERGHSPWEGMSGAAVWCEGAIVGVVSAHHRGEGSGRLAASRVERWYDTLSSTDLAQLHHYAGLPLRETSGSTVVQGPPAPVSLVGLPADLPLQELMGLVDALVEIPALRDTNGLHLVLASISSEIAANRPRDTRLRMDIYGIVHTCLRYRGTLDQLLEAVRLVEGPSSEVARMDREAAQLAEHYC